In Rubrobacter radiotolerans DSM 5868, a genomic segment contains:
- the speB gene encoding agmatinase, whose amino-acid sequence MTRYEPEDSFVTPRFSGVRTFMRLPNTRDLANADVAFVGVPFDTGATFRVGGRFGPEGIRSASHLLRRYNPSLGVGIFDHLSAIDYGDVPVVPGYIEESYSRIEEAMLPLHEAGVVPIALGGDHSIALPLLRAAAKVHGPLALVQFDSHPDTWDSYFGKKHTHGTPFVRAVEEGLLKPECSIQVGMRGSVYDERDWNDARDLGFDLVPADEVREKGIEATIRRIRERVGDAKAYVSFDIDFVDPAFAPGTGTPEVGGFTSWESQRFVRSLAGLDVAGFDIVEVYPAYDGPGQITALLAANLAHDMLSLVALARRGKD is encoded by the coding sequence TTGACCCGCTACGAGCCCGAAGACTCGTTTGTAACGCCCCGCTTCTCCGGGGTGAGGACGTTCATGCGCCTGCCAAACACTCGCGACCTTGCAAACGCCGACGTCGCGTTCGTCGGGGTACCGTTCGACACGGGCGCGACCTTCCGCGTCGGGGGGCGTTTCGGGCCGGAGGGGATAAGAAGCGCCTCGCACCTCCTCAGGCGCTACAACCCCTCGCTCGGGGTCGGGATCTTCGACCACCTGTCGGCTATCGACTACGGCGACGTGCCCGTCGTTCCGGGCTACATCGAGGAGAGCTACAGCCGCATCGAGGAGGCGATGCTCCCCCTCCACGAGGCCGGGGTCGTCCCGATAGCCCTCGGCGGTGACCACTCGATCGCCCTGCCGCTTTTGCGTGCGGCGGCGAAGGTTCACGGACCGCTCGCCCTTGTCCAGTTCGACTCCCACCCGGACACCTGGGACTCGTACTTCGGCAAAAAGCACACGCACGGCACGCCCTTCGTCCGGGCCGTCGAGGAAGGTCTCCTGAAGCCGGAGTGCTCGATCCAGGTCGGAATGCGGGGCTCGGTCTACGACGAGCGCGACTGGAACGACGCCCGCGACCTCGGCTTCGACCTCGTCCCCGCCGACGAGGTACGCGAGAAGGGCATAGAGGCCACGATACGGCGCATCCGCGAGCGTGTCGGTGACGCGAAAGCCTACGTATCCTTCGACATAGACTTTGTAGACCCGGCCTTCGCGCCGGGGACGGGGACGCCCGAGGTCGGGGGTTTCACGAGCTGGGAGTCGCAGCGCTTCGTTCGCTCGCTCGCCGGGCTGGACGTCGCTGGCTTCGACATCGTGGAGGTGTATCCGGCCTACGATGGTCCGGGGCAGATCACGGCCCTCCTCGCGGCGAACCTCGCCCACGACATGCTCTCGCTCGTCGCGCTGGCGAGGCGCGGAAAAGACTAG
- a CDS encoding purine-cytosine permease family protein, giving the protein MLKRISAQFAHDDVKAGGAAERTMGLRRTFMLWLAANMVVTTLLTGTLFVPGVSYGTAVLMIVLGTLVGVTVLALVGNMGTRTGMPTMVLTRGSFGARGGKFPAVLNLAVLMGWSWIQALLAGITVNYAVESFTGFSSVALFTVLCQGTVVLLALFGHRGIERIEPYLALVLVGLAAYVLFRVFSQFSLADLGGIPVDPSLGFTPAIAFDVVVATAISWTVLSADFNRNAKGQRTGILGTVGGYTSSTVLSMTLGATAISYAILSGGTVAVFDPTLLVENFGFAAALVVFLSVMATNTLVVYGMVMSYLNLNPRSGFLAPALVLGGISIVGALWQGILDRFLDFLFLIGTFFVPVFAIMLADYFILRRGRYLAEDLLKGRDGAYWFSGGFNPAAWAAYIVGAGLAFYWTQISPLSLGATLPVFFLTFALYLAISFVLSRRSATAGQPEPREAPRREPV; this is encoded by the coding sequence ATGCTTAAGAGGATCTCCGCGCAGTTCGCGCACGATGACGTAAAGGCCGGGGGCGCAGCCGAGAGGACGATGGGCCTCAGGCGGACGTTCATGCTCTGGCTTGCGGCGAACATGGTCGTAACGACGCTGCTGACTGGCACGCTCTTCGTGCCCGGGGTCTCGTACGGGACGGCGGTGTTGATGATCGTTCTCGGGACGCTTGTCGGGGTAACGGTGCTCGCGCTCGTCGGGAACATGGGGACGCGTACGGGGATGCCGACGATGGTCCTGACGCGCGGGTCGTTCGGGGCGCGGGGCGGGAAGTTCCCGGCGGTGTTGAACCTTGCGGTCTTGATGGGGTGGTCCTGGATCCAGGCCCTCCTCGCCGGGATAACCGTCAACTACGCCGTAGAGTCCTTCACCGGCTTCTCAAGCGTCGCGCTCTTCACCGTTCTCTGCCAGGGGACGGTCGTTCTTCTCGCTCTTTTCGGTCACCGCGGCATCGAGCGCATAGAGCCCTACCTCGCGCTCGTCCTTGTCGGGCTCGCAGCCTACGTGCTCTTCCGCGTCTTCTCGCAGTTCTCCCTCGCAGACCTCGGAGGCATCCCGGTAGACCCGTCGCTCGGCTTCACGCCCGCCATAGCCTTCGATGTCGTCGTTGCGACGGCGATCTCCTGGACGGTCCTCTCGGCGGACTTCAACCGCAACGCCAAGGGCCAGAGGACGGGCATTCTCGGGACGGTCGGCGGCTACACGAGCTCGACGGTCCTCTCGATGACGCTCGGGGCGACGGCGATAAGCTACGCCATACTCTCCGGCGGGACGGTCGCCGTCTTCGACCCGACGCTCCTCGTCGAGAACTTCGGCTTTGCGGCCGCGCTCGTCGTCTTTCTCTCGGTGATGGCGACGAACACGCTCGTCGTCTATGGGATGGTGATGTCGTACCTGAACCTGAACCCCAGGAGCGGATTTCTCGCCCCCGCGCTCGTGCTCGGGGGGATCTCCATCGTCGGAGCGCTCTGGCAGGGGATACTCGACCGCTTCCTCGACTTCCTCTTCCTTATCGGGACGTTCTTCGTTCCGGTGTTTGCGATCATGCTCGCCGACTACTTTATTCTCCGGCGGGGCCGCTACCTCGCCGAAGACCTCCTCAAGGGCCGCGACGGAGCGTACTGGTTCAGCGGAGGATTCAACCCGGCGGCCTGGGCGGCATACATCGTCGGGGCGGGGCTCGCGTTCTACTGGACCCAGATCAGCCCCCTCTCCCTTGGCGCGACGCTCCCGGTCTTTTTCCTTACCTTCGCTCTCTACCTCGCGATAAGCTTCGTGCTCTCCCGCCGCTCGGCGACCGCCGGACAGCCTGAACCCCGCGAAGCCCCGCGCCGGGAGCCGGTCTGA
- a CDS encoding cyclase family protein — protein MGRIARIIDLSHRVAPGITVFPGDPEVEFEAAASLATDGVNVTRLHLGSHSGTHVDAPSHFIEGAAGIDEIDPKVFVGPAVLVDLRKKGEREPVTPEDLAPYVGRLGAGVIAVLHTGWDRFWGTSRYLDHPYLSPDAARTLVASGVRAVATDALNVDETRPDGDGEYPAHREILGAGGVIAENLTNLAGVDFPDPLVSLLPVKLAATDGAPARAVALELI, from the coding sequence GTGGGGCGCATAGCCCGCATCATCGACCTCTCGCACCGCGTTGCGCCGGGGATAACGGTCTTCCCCGGCGACCCCGAGGTCGAGTTCGAGGCCGCCGCGTCGCTCGCCACGGACGGCGTGAACGTAACGCGCCTGCACCTCGGTTCCCACTCCGGCACGCACGTGGACGCCCCGAGTCACTTTATCGAGGGCGCGGCCGGGATAGACGAGATCGACCCGAAGGTCTTTGTCGGTCCCGCCGTCCTTGTCGACTTGCGGAAGAAGGGCGAGCGGGAGCCGGTAACGCCGGAGGACCTCGCGCCCTATGTCGGGCGTCTGGGGGCGGGCGTGATCGCCGTCCTCCACACCGGCTGGGACCGCTTCTGGGGGACCTCCCGGTACCTCGATCACCCCTACCTCAGTCCGGACGCTGCGCGGACGCTCGTGGCGAGCGGGGTTCGCGCTGTTGCGACCGACGCGCTGAACGTAGACGAGACGCGTCCCGACGGGGACGGCGAGTACCCGGCGCACCGGGAGATACTCGGGGCCGGGGGTGTGATCGCCGAGAACCTCACGAACCTCGCGGGGGTAGACTTCCCCGACCCTCTCGTAAGCCTTCTGCCTGTGAAGCTCGCCGCAACCGACGGCGCGCCCGCTCGGGCCGTCGCCCTGGAGTTGATCTAA
- a CDS encoding nuclear transport factor 2 family protein yields the protein MSHPDESAVLASADRLVRAFGEGRVEDYFACFHPEATFVFYTSYRRLESRAEWRELWDELAREEGFRVLECESSARRVQLFGDAAVFTHDVRTRVSTHAGEETLDERETIIFVREDGEWFAVHEHLSPAGSTTESQTEKEHA from the coding sequence GTGTCCCATCCAGACGAAAGCGCCGTGCTCGCCTCCGCCGACCGGCTCGTTCGGGCCTTCGGCGAGGGCCGCGTCGAAGACTACTTCGCCTGCTTCCATCCTGAGGCGACCTTTGTCTTCTACACGAGCTACCGGAGGCTTGAGTCCCGCGCCGAGTGGCGCGAGCTGTGGGACGAGCTCGCCCGCGAGGAGGGCTTCCGGGTTCTTGAGTGCGAGTCGAGCGCGCGCCGGGTGCAGCTCTTCGGGGACGCGGCGGTCTTTACCCACGACGTCCGGACCCGCGTCTCTACGCACGCCGGGGAGGAGACGCTCGACGAGCGCGAAACAATAATCTTTGTCCGGGAGGACGGAGAGTGGTTCGCCGTTCACGAGCACCTCTCCCCGGCCGGAAGTACGACCGAGAGCCAGACCGAAAAGGAGCACGCTTGA